From a single Solanum dulcamara chromosome 4, daSolDulc1.2, whole genome shotgun sequence genomic region:
- the LOC129887655 gene encoding calmodulin — protein sequence MADQLTEDQISEFKEAFSLFDKDGDGCITTKELGTVMRSLGQNPTEAELQDMINEVDADGNGTIDFPEFLNLMARKMKDTDSEEELKEAFRVFDKDQNGFISAAELRHVMTNLGEKLTDEEVDEMIREADVDGDGQINYEEFVKVMMAK from the exons ATGGCGGATCAGCTCACCGAAGATCAGATCTCTGAGTTCAAGGAAGCCTTCAGTCTCTTTGACAAGGACGGAGATG gttgtatCACAACTAAGGAACTTGGAACTGTAATGCGGTCATTGGGGCAGAACCCAACCGAGGCTGAGCTTCAAGACATGATCAATGAAGTTGATGCTGATGGAAATGGGACCATTGATTTCCCAGAGTTCCTTAATCTGATGGCTCGCAAGATGAAGGACACTGATTCCGAGGAGGAGCTCAAGGAAGCTTTCAGAGTGTTTGACAAGGATCAGAATGGATTCATCTCCGCAGCTGAGCTTCGTCATGTCATGACAAACCTAGGCGAGAAGCTTACAGATGAAGAGGTTGATGAGATGATTCGTGAAGCTGATGTGGATGGCGACGGGCAGATCAACTACGAGGAGTTCGTCAAAGTTATGATGGCCAAATGA